The following are from one region of the Myotis daubentonii chromosome 2, mMyoDau2.1, whole genome shotgun sequence genome:
- the NECAP1 gene encoding adaptin ear-binding coat-associated protein 1, with amino-acid sequence MAAEVEYESVLCVKPDVSVYRIPPRASNRGYRASDWKLDQPDWTGRLRITSKGKIAYIKLEDKVSGELFAQAPIEQHPGIAVETVTDSSRYFVIRIQDGTGRSAFIGIGFTDRGDAFDFNVSLQDHFKWVKQESEISKESQEMDTRPKLDLGFKEGQTIKLSIGNITTKKGATSKPKTAGTGGLSLLPPPPGGKVTIPPPSSSVAISNHVTPPPIPKSNHGGSDADILLDLDSPAPVPTPAPAPVSASSDLWGDFSTASSSVSNQAPQPSNWVQF; translated from the exons atggcggcggagGTGGAGTACGAGTCCGTGCTGTGTGTGAAGCCCGACGTCAGCGTCTACCGGATTCCGCCGCGGGCCTCCAATCGCGGTTACAG GGCATCTGACTGGAAATTAGACCAGCCTGATTGGACTGGTCGCCTCCGAATCACTTCAAAAGGGAAGATTGCTTATATCAAACTCGAAGACAAAGTTTCAG GGGAACTTTTTGCTCAGGCACCAATAGAACAGCATCCTGGTATTGCTGTGGAGACAGTGACAGATTCCAGCCGCTACTTTGTAATCCGGATCCAGGATGGTACTG GACGTAGTGCTTTCATTGGCATTGGCTTCACAGATCGGGGTGATGCCTTCGACTTTAATGTCTCTTTGCAAGATCACTTCAA GTGGGTAAAGCAGGAATCTGAGATTTCCAAAGAATCTCAGGAAATGGACACACGCCCCAAGCTGGATCTGGGCTTCAAGGAAGGACAGACCATCAAGTTGAGTATTGGG aatATTACAACCAAGAAAGGAGCTACTTCTAAGCCCAAGACTGCAGGCACTGGAGGCCTAAGcttactcccacccccacctggagGCAAAGTCACTATTCCCCCACCATCCTCCTCAGTTGCCATCAGCAATCATGTCACTCCACCACCCATTCCAAAATCTAACCATGGAGGTAGTGATGCAG ATATCCTTTTAGATTTGGACTCTCCTGCTCCTGTCCCCACACCAGCACCAGCTCCAGTTTCTGCAAGCAGTGACTTGTGGGGAGACTTTAGCACTGCATCCAG CTCTGTTTCAAACCAGGCACCACAGCCATCCAACTGGGTCCAGTTCTGA